The Nicotiana sylvestris chromosome 6, ASM39365v2, whole genome shotgun sequence genomic sequence ACTCGCTTGACTTCGAAACGTAATGCACGActatcatacaactaaaataactcatgATATAATCTTCTTCTCATATTATGCATCCTAGTCTCACCCCagaagtacatgttataacattcctaaattgtcgactttcgacgaaacttattttcttcgatttgtttagcttctaagccttccaaccctcttggtacttgttattcatgatcttaaatatttgtaactttcaaggtaatatgattaacttactttatatactttcaaagatggtctcatttctgagcttatattaaataacttacgacgtactcttacgTAGAAAAACATGGGACGTAACATAATTATTCCATATTGATAGTAGTATAAAGTTATACCAACATTGGCGTATAACTTTATACAAGAATTAATTATACAACATACGTGGATACAAACTATATGTCAAACATAGAATAACTATAGTAACTCGCTTATACCATAATTATTTATTCCTATACACCATACTAAACGAGCCCTAAGAGTTTGAATCAAATTAATAGATGTATAAAATATATTTGTACATAAGCCTTTTCATTTAATTATGAATAGTAATATATATTTTGCCTCGTTAAACTACTTAATCATGGTAATTTGATATGATTTTAAAAAATACTGGATGCTAAGAAATATAACCATTTCTAACACTAATTCTATTGTGAGTAGCAAAATCATGCTCACCTCTTTTGTTTTAATGTCTTTGCAACAAGTAATAACTTTATTATTGTTGGATAATAATATTTTCATATTATTGTAAACTATCTTTTTCTGACATTAATTATTAAATACTCCTACTAAACTTATAAGCCTCTCAAACAATATAACGTTACCTATTCTTTACTCTAGCTTGCATAGCACGTGCTTGTTCTAATTTTGGTTTTAGTCATTCATGAGCAAACATGGGCAATTTTGAGTAATAAAGGCCATATAGCGATGCTGACAATATTGATAAGTTAAttaccaaaaaagaagaagacaataTTGATAAGATAATGTAAGGCACTAATCCAGCATTTTCTACTGTTTTAGAAGTTTATACTATCGCTCCAAAATCCTCCATCAACGTGGCCAGATCACTAAACGTTAATCCAACACCATCATCAGGCCAAAACTCTTCGTTCGAAATTCAAGATATTTTAGAATTAAAATATTAGTTTTAGCTAATATCTCCAATCAAATATGGGACAACTTTAATCTCAAAATTTATATCGAGATAACTAAGTTATCAAAAAACCaaatcaaacgacccctaaaataatatttttattttgtcatttaCAGCATAATAAAGTTACccctgtttactgctttattttccATATCTGTAACTAGAATTCCCACCGCGTAAATCATCATACTCCACTTTTACCATTAAAAAGGTGATTATTTCTAATTTCTCTTTCAATCATGTTGATGAGATATCATCACCTTTAATCACTAGTTTGAAGATTTCCTTGTCGAGTTTACATGTGTCACAGCGGTGTAACAATTCTTTTGCACTATCAATATACTTTAGTCATTAAAGTAAATTTTATCGTCTTGTCTTTGAGGAGATAATTGAGATACAACAGTaacaaaattaataaaatcattGTAAATTGATGTAAATGTCACCgttattagaaaaataattatgtTCTTAAATAATCTGACCCTGGCAACTTACAATGAAATTTGTAAGATTGCAATTGAAGTTTGGTTTTTCTTACATTGGCTGTAAATTAGAGATTATTACATGTAATAAAACCAAAAATTTCTCCATGTtataaatatatatgtatattatattatggatattcatttagtactccgttatagataaatattatccccggtagaagattatctatatctggtacagtaacaacttacaagcagcttacacagcagattgcagtagcaacttacacaacaacttcttttcttctataaatagaggagattttagttcattatgtacattgttataaatatatattatattatggatgttcatttagtactctgttatggataaatattacccccgatagaagattatctatatctggtacagtagcagcttacacaacagcttgcagtagcagcttacacagcagcttgcagtagcagcttacaagcaactgacaagcagcttgcagtagcagcttacaagcaTCTTACACAGCAGATTGCAGTagctgcttcctttcttctataaatagaggagattttagttcattatgtacatcagtttgaaagttgaataatatatcagtttctctctatacttgtctttagtttatttactttacagctgttatttcataacacgttatcagcatctttctaaacttgaatttgtagccctagATATATCGGACAAAAGTTACATGTCTTGGgtacttgatgctgaaattcatcttgatgcaatgggtctggcagacaccatcaaggacaAGAATCAGACATCAAACCAAGAttgtgccaaagcaatgatattcctacgccatcaccttgatgagggcctgaaaatggaatatcttactattaaagatccagtcatactgtggaataatttgaaagatagatatgaccacctgaagatggtcgttcttccgcAGGCACGTTATGACTGGACTCAtttaaggctacaagattttaaatcaatcagtgagtataattctgttgtgtttagaattatttcccaattgaaattatgcgGTGATAATATCACTGATCATGATATTttgaagaaaactttcaccacttttcatgcgtCGAATATGCTCCTgtagcagcaatatcgagagatgggattcaaaaagtattctgaacttatctcacatcttcttgtagccgagcaacataatgggctattaatgaaaaatcatgaaagccgacctactggttcttgtccattccctgaagtgaattagacgaacttccaccaagctaaaagtagaagaggtcgtggccccagtcgtggtcatggccgtggtcggggaagaaactctaatcatggtaataataatgcaccaaagaaccctCCTAACCATCAgtagtggaaaaggaaggaacaaaagcatgaagcggtgcaagccaaaaatatagaaaatgcatgctatatatgtggaggaaaagggcact encodes the following:
- the LOC138870485 gene encoding uncharacterized protein, coding for MAPRAAPECSDPRLSVMFKLHCYFITRYQHLSKLEFVALDISDKSYMSWVLDAEIHLDAMGLADTIKDKNQTSNQDCAKAMIFLRHHLDEGLKMEYLTIKDPVILWNNLKDRYDHLKMVVLPQARYDWTHLRLQDFKSISEYNSVVFRIISQLKLCGDNITDHDILKKTFTTFHASNMLL